TATCATAAATAGCTGAAGTGAAGCTTTAAGAAAACTTGTGTCTCTGTCATCTAAATTTCTTTATaagattgtgtaaaaatttctgCTTTACATCTCTATTATGTCTTAACAGTAAATCTTTTCCCTGGACATTTGGAAATTTATTGGGATTTAGGGTTGTTGGTTTGGTTTAACcatataaaaatgtaatttttgtattaatGCTTTTCTTTTTAGCATACTGGTTGCTTGGCTACTTTTACCTGAAAGTTGAAAAGACTACTAGGCACAGAAACTTCTGAGTGCTACTGCGACATATTTGTGCTATAGTGCTATTTCATGCATGTAAATGCTCGTTAAATGTCCTGAAAAACCACTTATTAGTTGGCTAGTTGGAAATGTATAAAAATACTACTATTCATTCTACTTGCTAGTCTTTGCAATTCCTTTTGATGATTGCTAAGAGATGATGCAATGGCTTAACCCCAtggatttatttccattttttatttaaaatctttatCTTTACATTTTGTTTCATTTCTAGTTTTATTGTCTGCTAGCCTttacatttattaaaaaaaataattgtttcACAGGACTTGCATTTCCTCCCCTTTACTTTTATAATGGAGGAGTTCGAGAGTTCGTTGCTACAGTAAAACAACACGTTGTCCTTCTGAGGTTGGTTTGTGCTATAGATAATTTTGAGTTCATGTTCAAGGTTTTTGCAGTCCTTGCTATAGTACCTAGACCAAGAATGTAATCTTGAAATTAACCAAGTGTGGTCGGCCTTATTCTTTCTTATTAAATCTAACGGGAACACAGAAATATATGTAAAGGAATTAGGTtactaagaaaaaaaatcatatatattgtaAAACTTGTCCTAATTTTTGTTTGTCTCACAGAATTGGTAACCGTACAAGTCATTTGGTTTTGAAGTTTGGTTGATTAAATCTTTTATGCTTGTTTCTATGTTTTCGTACTGAACTTTCTTTTCAGTGATGACCTATAAACTAAAATCTTAGTAGATATGGTAGATTGTTGGACTCCCTATTATGGGATTTTCCTTGATTCTAGAAAATAACAATGGTTTTTGCATTATTTGTTTCTATAGTATAAGTCTTGATTTTTCATCATGAAGAGTTTGCTACGATAGAGAATTTTTCTTTTGTCAAATGTgccattttttgttaaaaaaagtgtgattgttaattaataattactatttttaatgGTAATTGTGCCATGAAGCCCTttgcctaaaatgaaaattttcttgcATGTGTCTGGACTTTGGACATAAGCTGAGAAGGGTTTTTTAAAGGGAAGAATTTTAgtgatataaatacatatatcttCATACTCATTTGATTCTCTCAGTTCTAAATCTTCTCAgttcaaaagattttttttttggaaacatTTAGTATTATGCTTCAATTATGGTCATACATTTGAATATTTTGGTGTTATTTCTATGTCTTTAGTGGACAATTTAATACTAATGATTTATTGTTAGATTTCTTTGAGGTTCTTATTTTTCATCTTATTTTCAGGTCGGCAGAACATGCTAATGTATTTCTTGTGAATGACTTTCAAAACCCCCTGCAGGTTTGTGCATGCTAAGTTACCTGCTTGGCTTGTTTTCACTACAAATTTCTTTAGGTAATTGCTACATAGGTCATTAACTTTTCAGCAACAATGTTTCCCATAGCTTTGGTCCAATATGGGAACTAAGGAATACTATAATTGGTGAATATGTTTTTTTCTTTGTAAAGGTTAATTTTAAGTGCAGTTCTAAGTGTCATTGTGCCAACTAAAATTGTCTAATCTGCATTTTGTTGTTTTCAATTGGTGAACTAAGATTTTCTAATTGGATATACcattttattttgtttgcatTTTGTTGATTGCTTATATACGGTTAGAGAGTTGACTTCATTTTAAACCTTCTAATTGCTCGTAACAGCGAACCTTGTCTTCCTTGGAGCTTCCCAGGGCAGTTTCCCTTTCAATTGTGCCATCAACGCCTGTTTCAGGTGGGGAGTCTGCTTCACAGGAAAATGGAGAGAGGACTGATGTTGATGTCCTTGATGGAAGTCCTAGTATTCGTCAGTTTTATCGAAGAGAAAGGCAAAAGGTTCATGATCCTGCTCGAGACATATCAATGCAACTTTTGGAGAAATTTTCTCTTGTAACCAAGTTTGCCCGAGAAGCAACTTCACAGTTATTTTGGGAAACTCCTAGCAATGCTTTTAGTCTTTTTGAGAGGGGAAGCTCTAACCTGTCTGCCATTGATTCTAGTCAGAAACCACGTGATGATGTTCTGGAACTTCCTGTACCTGTTCCTCCAGATCCTCTTGAGGTAACTGTTTGTTCCCTTTGTCAATTATTTGCACATCAAAATAGGTTTGGGTTTTTACATTTGGATTGCACCGTCAATTAATTAAGAAGCAATGGTACTTTATCACAGTAGAAAACTGAAAACTGTAATAAAGTTTATTTTCTCATTTGTCTATTTGTATGCAACCCTATCAGTAGTTAGTATGAATGTTACTGAATGAAATTTATTGTATTGCTAGTTTGTGTTGGAAAAGTATAATTTTCTATTAGATAAGTGTGCTCTAATGTGGTGTAGTTAAGAATGATAGATGGAGTGGACcaaatattaatatgtatgaattttaacTTCCATAACCGTTGTGTATTATTGTTTCATAATTGCAATAGATTTTACATCTCAAGTTGATAtgtttttgtctttattttctgGCAGTTAGACAAACTCTCGCTAGCATGGGGAAAACCCCGACAACCTCCATTGGGATTGGAAGAGGTAAGTGACTAGATgcagactttattattttgtgttcttATCTacttttcttcatttattttcgaCATTTTTTTCTGATTAGGCTTCTTTGGGTCATACCTTGATCACCAGTCTCTTAGTATATGAAAGGGAATGGATCAGTGAtacaatttccttttttttctgtGCTATAGATTCCATTTTGCATGATCTTTGAAGTTACTACATGCTTTACATGTGTTCTTTTCCATGGCATCTGATTTATTATGTGATAGCTATTATactattctttttaaatttaattgattttcagTGGGCCACCTTCTTGGATTCAGAAGGGCGAGTGGTGGATTCAAAAGCTTTaagaaaaagaatattttatGGAGGAGTTGAACACAAATTACGAAAAGAGGTTAGTATTTATACCATGCAAGGAATTCTAAGTGGattgattattctgatttaaaatcAATCTTAAACTTAGAGATCATACTTATGATTTAGGTCTGGGAAATATTATTGGGATATCAATCATATGAATCAACATATGCCGAGAAGGAATATCAAAGGTCTAACAGAAAGACAGAATATGAGATTATAAAAAACCAATGGCAGGTTTGTAGTAATTTTTTTCTAGTTATTATGCAGCAATATTTCCTTGCATTAGAGTTTATCAAATTTTAGTTTCAATGATCTGTATCTTTACAAGCAATCAAAAATTTTGCCGCTCAAAAAAATGGTTCTTCTCAGTCAAAGACACATTTGAATGATCTTTATTGACATGATACTTTTCCTTTTATTGCTTCTATGAGATGACTTGTTTGGTACTTGGAAATAGTATTTTTCTTTCTCACCTTTTGGGTTGCCTTAATGGTGCATCACTTGTTCCTTTTGAGGGGAATGGGGTTTGGAGAAGGGGCGGAGCTTGTGTTGACTTTGTGGTTTCTTTTACAAATCTATGTGCTGGGATTGTCGGTTGCCTTTGAGGTAGGTGTGCAACATTTTACCTAATTTGCATGCCTCCAAGACGTGCATCCAAATGGAGGGCGAACCAGTAAAGTGCTTCTTATAAAGACAAACACAGTTATCATGTAAGAGCAGCATATATGGTTTATTGGGGACTCTAAGCAAAATCATTGACTTGAAATGATCTCACCCTAGAGATGACGTTTATTGTGGGGTTATTCAATGTTGGAAGCATAATGGAGAATGTGGGTATTCTAATTAAGAGTCCAAGTTATTTagttttgtttgtaatatttgtaaTTATCTAGGTTGTTTTAGATATTTTAGGTAATTTTGGTCATTTATTGTCAATTATCTTTTTACTTATCTTCTTATATTAGGGCTTTAGGGTTATAATTGGTACTTTACGTTTTTTAGGGTTTATTGATATTTTCTGGAAATTGAGTTGTGAATTTCTTGTTCTATGTCATGTACTCTGTTAATTATATTTCGTTTTCTGGATTACATGGACTAATAATGGAAAGCCCAAAAAGACAGTTATTGATACTTAGTTTTAAGTTGTTATGAGTATGGTAAAGTAAAATCTGTGTCATTGTAACGGATGCTTGAATAAGAAATATTGTACTAGGAAAAAAATCTAGAGCGAACATTTTTGGCTGTTATTTTATCTTTATCAACATTCTCTTCATTACAAAATGGGGGCAACTAGATGCTGTAAGTTAGCAAATTTCATTTTTAGGTTTATTCTAGATGTTATATAAATTCTTAAAGGTACAACTGCTTCAGCTTGCAATGCTCTAGTgacaaaaatacctatttgtgttatAAGCTCAACATTATTCCAAATTCCTGATGTTTGGTTAGAATAATTTGTAGTTTATTTGATGGGACTTAGCAATGTTCATGCAGTGAGTGTTCGGTTAAATAATGTTCTTACACCTGTTGAAACCATTGCCACACCGTTTTATCTGTTAGTTATCTCCTCATTTTGGAAAAACTTTCTTTTCACACGAAGCTCAGTACGAGTTTTGTGAATATTTTGGCAGAGTATCTCTCCTGAACAGGAAAAAAGATTTACTAAATTCAGGGAGAGGAAAGGCCTTATAGAGAAAGATGTGGTATGTAAGATTCACATGTTTGACTTCagagttttatatattttttcttttgagaagtgTATTAGTGCAATTCTAACATTTTTAAGTTCAATGCATCCACTTTGTCTTTTTTAAGGTGAGGACGGACAGGTCGATCTCTTTTTATGGTGGGGATGGCAATGCAAATTTGAGTTTTTTACATAATGTTTTGTTAACGTACTCTTTCTATAACTTCGATCTTGGTTACTGTCAGGTGATTACTCCGGAtattctttacttttctttttgttGGTTGTCATTAATAAGTTGATTGCATTCACAGTATGCTACGGTTTTTATGTTGgttattttatttgattcaatgAAAAATCTGTGTTATTAAATGCAACAAGAATAGTGGTTTAAATTGGATATTTGTGTTATTGGATGAAAAAAGTGGACATGTATCTAAGTGGGTATCATTATCTAAAACTTTATTCAAAGTTTTTAAGGATAATTGAACATCTatggtataattttttttatatacaagcataatttaattgtaaaatgttgTTTTAGGCTTTTTCTATTATTCTTGCAGGGTATGAGCGATCTGCTGTCCCCGATTTTATTTGTAATGGAGGATGAATCAGAATCATTTTGGTGTTTCGTGGCATTGATGGAACGCCTTGGTCCCAATTTTAATCGTGACCAAAATGGCATGCACTCTCAACTTTTTGCATTATCTAAGGTTCTGTTTCCTCTCTCTTTCTCACAAAGTATTTGGGTCATTATGTTATTTGCTAAAATGGTACTAAAATATCTTTTACTCGAAAGATTTCTCAAAAGAACATTTTCTTTGAGAAGCATGTATCTAACCTAGTAATGATACCATAAAAACAGAATGTAAACTAACTTTGCAGGGAAAAAGAGTGTCGGTCCTAGGATTACTACTTGGCTTCCAActgttacaatttttaaaaaagtacAAGAGGAAGGATTGGCCCCTGGATCAATACCAGTACCAATCCTTCTGGATGGATTGGTATTGCAAAAAACAATTTTCAAACATCCCACAGCTTCTTCCTTTTTTCCCCAATCAACTCCAAACAGTTGTAAATCATTCCCTAGTTATAAATGGGTGCCTCTGACActtgtatatatttttcatattgttTTAAGATTAATTTTCATATCATTCATGCTTATCTTATTATTCTACCTATGTTTAGCCTCTCTTTGTTGAGTTTAGATCTTGTAAACACCTGACCTTTTAAAGTTTCTCTTTGTTTACTTCAAATGCATTTGTAAGAGGGAGAGTTTATTACCAAAGCCTTAAAAGGTAGAGATGTTGTATCTTAGCTTTCAAAATAAAGCCGAAGAGGTTACTATTTATGCCTATATAAAA
The genomic region above belongs to Gossypium hirsutum isolate 1008001.06 chromosome D05, Gossypium_hirsutum_v2.1, whole genome shotgun sequence and contains:
- the LOC121217462 gene encoding TBC1 domain family member 17 isoform X1 gives rise to the protein MQETEIHDLSDDADYAASQQQGSASMMQCESGKRSSSNEPEGAEVVYMKDNVTIHPTQFASERISGRLKLIKQSSSLFMTWIPYKGQSTNARLSEKDMNLYTIRAVPFADVRSIRRHTPAFGWQYIIVVLSSGLAFPPLYFYNGGVREFVATVKQHVVLLRSAEHANVFLVNDFQNPLQRTLSSLELPRAVSLSIVPSTPVSGGESASQENGERTDVDVLDGSPSIRQFYRRERQKVHDPARDISMQLLEKFSLVTKFAREATSQLFWETPSNAFSLFERGSSNLSAIDSSQKPRDDVLELPVPVPPDPLELDKLSLAWGKPRQPPLGLEEWATFLDSEGRVVDSKALRKRIFYGGVEHKLRKEVWEILLGYQSYESTYAEKEYQRSNRKTEYEIIKNQWQSISPEQEKRFTKFRERKGLIEKDVVRTDRSISFYGGDGNANLSFLHNVLLTYSFYNFDLGYCQGMSDLLSPILFVMEDESESFWCFVALMERLGPNFNRDQNGMHSQLFALSKLVELLDAPLHNYFKQKDCLNYFICFRWILLQFKRELEYDQTMRLWEVLWTHHLSEHLHLYVCVALLKRYRGKIIGEQMEFDTLLKFINELSGHIDIDVTLRDAEALCLCAGENGSACIPPGTPPSLPREDGFLFNSELDDTVL
- the LOC121217462 gene encoding TBC1 domain family member 17 isoform X2, translating into MQDMNLYTIRAVPFADVRSIRRHTPAFGWQYIIVVLSSGLAFPPLYFYNGGVREFVATVKQHVVLLRSAEHANVFLVNDFQNPLQRTLSSLELPRAVSLSIVPSTPVSGGESASQENGERTDVDVLDGSPSIRQFYRRERQKVHDPARDISMQLLEKFSLVTKFAREATSQLFWETPSNAFSLFERGSSNLSAIDSSQKPRDDVLELPVPVPPDPLELDKLSLAWGKPRQPPLGLEEWATFLDSEGRVVDSKALRKRIFYGGVEHKLRKEVWEILLGYQSYESTYAEKEYQRSNRKTEYEIIKNQWQSISPEQEKRFTKFRERKGLIEKDVVRTDRSISFYGGDGNANLSFLHNVLLTYSFYNFDLGYCQGMSDLLSPILFVMEDESESFWCFVALMERLGPNFNRDQNGMHSQLFALSKLVELLDAPLHNYFKQKDCLNYFICFRWILLQFKRELEYDQTMRLWEVLWTHHLSEHLHLYVCVALLKRYRGKIIGEQMEFDTLLKFINELSGHIDIDVTLRDAEALCLCAGENGSACIPPGTPPSLPREDGFLFNSELDDTVL